A section of the Oryzias latipes chromosome 10, ASM223467v1 genome encodes:
- the LOC101171787 gene encoding uncharacterized protein LOC101171787: MHVVLSTLLILQLGCCTDEGFEIKTVNAGEDVTLSCYNKSLNFAIFFWIKLVPGKMPEILGKGFSNGAGEKKIGHFTTKEEEGKFILHSAKAKPSDSAFYNCLSLDGTDITFIRAVFLEIKGPHSDFPAVVQSSVDPVSAGDVVALQCSVLSEFKNDACPEEQRVFWFRKNEGESHPTYIYARRSSDVDCDGDTETQPLQSCVYSFLKKVSSSDAGLYYCAVAACGKVVFGNGTKLDVQGDGTHDYMCNNIFFFLFFGTLVFSLMMVTFLFCVVSKKSCDVCKARFSCTTNPETVRDERQNPERNQNNVVYATTVFAKKKAEKTRGRKGAAKEETIYSDVRVFELN, translated from the exons ATGCATGTCGTACTTTCCACACTACTGATACTTCAACTTGGAT GTTGTACAGATGAGGGATTTGAAATAAAGACAGTAAACGCGGGAGAAGATGTGACCCTATCCTGTTACAACAAAAGCCTGAACTTTGCAATCTTTTTCTGGATCAAACTTGTTCCTGGAAAAATGCCTGAAATCCTAGGAAAAGGATTCAGCAATGGTGCTGGAGAGAAGAAGATCGGTCATTTTAcaaccaaagaagaagaaggaaaattTATTCTTCATTCTGCAAAAGCTAAGCCAAGTGACTCTGCCTTCTATAACTGTTTATCATTGGATGGTACAGACATCACCTTCATTAGGGCAGTATTTCTAGAAATTAAAG GACCGCACTCTGATTTTCCTGCAGTGGTTCAAAGTTCTGTTGATCCGGTTTCTGCAGGAGACGTTGTGGCTCTGCAGTGTTCAGTTCTCTCTGAGTTTAAAAATGATGCATGTCCAGAGGAACAGAGAGTGTTCTGGTTCAGAAAGAATGAAGGGGAATCTCATCCCACTTATATTTACGCCAGAAGAAGCAGTGATGTTGACTGTGACGGGGATACAGAGACTCAGCCTCTGCAGAGTTGTGTCTACAGCTTCTTGAAGAAGGTCAGCTCCTCTGATGCTGGACTTTACTACTGTGCTGTGGCTGCATGTGGAAAAGTGGTTTTTGGAAATGGAACAAAACTGGATGTTCAAG gaGATGGAACTCATGATTACATGTGCaacaacatatttttctttctgttttttggaaCCTTGGTTTTCAGTCTCATGATggtaacatttctgttttgtgtcGTATCAAAAAAATCCTGTGATGTCTGCAAAG CGCGTTTCTCTTGTACAACAAATCCTGAAACAGTCAGGGATGAACGCCAAAACCCGGAG agaaatcaaaacaatgtGGTTTATGCTACAACAGTCTTTGCAAAGAAGAAAGCTGAAAAGACAAGGGGAAGAAAAGGAGCAGCAAAGGAAGAGACCATCTACAGTGATGTGAGAGTATTTGAGTTGAATTAA